A window of Anaerobacillus sp. CMMVII genomic DNA:
AGCGAGACTGATTATATAAAGGCTATCAATTGTGGGGTAAGAAAAATTAATTATTATAGTTATGCAGCAAGAGCTGGAGCACATGCTGTAAAAGACTTTATTAATAAAAATGAAAACATATTTTATCATGATCTGACGATGGTAGCAAAAGATGCTATTAAGGAAGATGTAAAGAGAGCAATGAGAATTTTTTCTAATGGATCTACTCAATTACAATCTAATTAGGAGGATCAGTCATGAAAAGAGATGAATATAACAGATTCAGAGATAAGGCAATTGAAATGTTTGAAAAGGCAAACATTATTCTTACAATTGAAGAAAAGGATAATATTGAAGTTGCCGATTTCGGGTTAAATAAGGTCGAAGAAACGGGTCTGCAATTAATTACCTATGTTAATACAGAGCTTGTGTGCGCCAAGGAGCTTGTCCTCTTACCAAATCAAACTTGTCCAGAACATAAACATCCAAAGAGAGCTTTTGATGATGGAAAAGAAGAAACCTTCCGATGCAGGTACGGAAAAGTATACCTTTATGTTGAAGGTGAAGAAACGAAAGAAAGAGCCACGCAGCCACCTTCCGATGATAGAGAATATTACACTGTATTCAATGAAATTACCTTGACCCCAGGAGAACAATATACAATTTACCCTAATACACTCCACTGGTTTAAGGCGGGTGATGAAGGAGCGGTTGTTTCAGAGTTTTCTACAAAAAGCACAGATGAAGAAGACATATTCACAGATCCAAGGATTAATAGAATTCCAGAAGTCGAGTAGCCAGCTGATCCCGAAAAGAATGCCCAAAAAGAATAAGAATATCTTGAAGAGTCTTTATGAAAGATTGAAAACAGATAAGATTTTGGGCTAAGCAATTTATGAATTAGTAGATTACTAACATAAAGACATGGAAACAGATTTTGGCAAAAACTCATTAGGTTTTCAGAAGGTTGATGGACATTTTTGTTCACTGGAGTTCCAGTTAATTTTAGAATAACTACAAAGGTTACTTGACTACCAGTGAGCAGTATGACCGAACCGGTTTGATGGTTCTTTTTCTTTAGATCATGGATTAATGCTTTTATTGATTTTATTAAAGATTATGGTGGTAAAAACAACGCTTATTAAGATTGGCGAGCCAAGTCTTTGAGAAGATATCCAGCTTCAACACACTTTCTCATAACTAGGAAAAATGGATATTATTGTTAGAACGTAACTGGATACAGATTCACATAACTCATTTATTCGAAGATAATAGTGCTACTATTCTTTTCGGTATTTTTTTGTAACCCGCCACGTTCTTTTGGGTTTATAAAAATAGTTTCAATAACGGAAAACACAGATACTTACAGTCCAGTTATGTTCAAAAAACATAGAAGGAGCTGATATTCATGTTAGAACGATTAAAAGAAGAAGTGCTCGAGGCGAATCTTGCACTCCCTAAACATGGACTTGTTACATTTACATGGGGAAACGTGAGTGGGATTGATCGTGAAAAAGGCCTTGTTGTTATTAAGCCAAGTGGTGTTGAGTACTCTGAAATGAAAAACAGTGACATGGTAGTAGTTGATCTAGATGGAAATATTGTTGAAGGAGATTTAAGACCTTCTTCAGATACAGCTTCACACTTGGTATTATATAAATCTTTTCCTGAAATAGGTGGAATCGTTCATACCCATTCTACTGTTGCTACAAGCTGGGCACAAGCCGGTAGACCAATTCCTACTTTTGGGACAACACAAGCAGATTATTTCTATGGAGAAATTCCATGTACAAGACCAATGACAAAAGAGGAAATCCTAGGAGAATACGAAATGGAAACAGGGAACGTGATTGTGGAAACGTTTAAATCCTATGGGATAAACCCAAACAGTGTACCCGGTGTACTTGTTCATTCGCATGCTCCATTCACTTGGGGGGAAAACCCTCAAGATGCTGTTCATAATGCAGTGGTTTTAGAACAAGTAGCAACTATGGCTTGGAAAACAATCATGATAAATCCAAACGCACCACTTATGGATCAGACATTATTAGATCGACACTACTTGCGTAAGCATGGTGCAAATGCCTATTATGGCCAAATGTGATTATATTTGGAGAATAGTAATAGAATATGAAACTTCCATAAATTAATGTGTTAGTGGGGGGAAGCTTATATGAGTATTGATGTTAAGGATGCTATACAAAATGGTAAAACAGCACTTGGTATTGAATTTGGTTCAACCCGAATTAAAGCAATACTCATTGGAGAGGGAAATGTACCAATTGCATCTGGAAGTCATGATTGGGAGAATAGCTATGTAAACAATATCTGGACCTATAGTGTTGAGGAAATCTGGATCGGATTACAAGACTGCTATCAAAAGATGGCTAACGATGTAAAACAACAATATGGAGTCACCTTAAATTCAGTAGGTGCAATCGGTTTTAGTGCGATGATGCATGGCTATATGGCTTTTGACAAAACTGGAGAACTTCTGGTTCCTTTTCGGACTTGGCGCAACAATATTACTGAACGGGCTTCAACAGAACTGACTAAACTTTTTAACTATAATATTCCTCAAAGATGGAGTATTGCTCATCTGTATCAAGTAATCTTGAATCAGGAAGGGCATATTTCTGATATTTGTTTCCTGACAACTCTAGCTGGTTACATTCATTGGAAGCTAACGGGAAAGAAGGTTTTGGGAGTTGGTGAAGCATCGGGTGTATTTCCAATTGATTTGAATACTAAGAACTATAATCAACTAATGATCGATCAATTCAATGAATTGGTTGCAGCAAAGAATCTACCATGGAAACTTGAAGATGTTTTACCTGAGGTTTTAGTAGCTGGAGAGAGTGCTGGAGTACTCACAAAAGAAGGAGCAAAGCTTTTGGATATTACAGGGGAACTCCAGGCCGGAATACCACTCTGTCCGCCAGAAGGTGATGCAGGAACTGGTATGGTCGCTACAAACAGTATAGCTAAGCGTACTGGTAATGTTTCTGCCGGTACTTCTGCATTTGCAATGGTTGTATTGGAAAACGCTTTGTCGAAAGTTCATCCTGAAATTGATCTTGTGACGACACCTACAGGCAATCTGGTAGCGATGGCTCACTCTAACAACTGTTCTTCAGACCTGAATGCTTGGGTTGGACTATTTGAACAATTTACAAAAGCAATGGGTATGGAAGTGGATATAAATAAGTTATATGAAACGTTATTTAAACAAGCCCTTCAAGGAGATCCTGACTGCGGTGGTCTATTATCTTTTGGATATCTTTCTGGTGAACACATGACCCATTTTGACGAAGGCCGTCCATTGTTTGTCCGTTCTTCAAATAGTAATTTCAATCTTGCTAATTTTATGCGTGTTCATTTATTTACAGCATTTGGAGCCATGAAAATTGGTATGGAAATTCTGCTTGAAGAAGAAAAAGTAAAACTGGATGAAATTTTAGGGCACGGGGGATTGTTTAAAACAGAAGGTGTTGGACAGAGTATCATGGCCGCCGCTCTTAATGTTCCGGTATCCGTTATGGAAACTGCAGGAGAAGGGGGAGCATGGGGAATTGCACTCCTGGCATCCTATGTGGTTAACAGAGGTGACAATGAAACGTTGGAAGACTATTTAAGTCAGAAAGTATTTGCGGGCCAGTCTGTAAAAACTATGTCTCCTCATCCGAGAGATGTGAAAGGCTTTGAGCAATTTATGGAACGGTACACGAAAGGACTTGCAATCGAAAGAGCAGCAGTAGACAATCTTAATTAACTTTTGGAAGCGTGGGGACGGTTCTGGTGCTTCCTAATAGATAAAAAACCACAGCTTATGCCATAACAAAAGCAACCAGGTACAGGATTCTAGATCCTATACCTGGTTGCTTTTGTTATGCTTTATATTTGAAATGTTTCTTTGTCTCTTCACCGAGCGTTTTACCTTGTAAGGTCACCGCTAACTGGGCTACCGAGTCGTTTAGAAGATCGAGCTTTGCTTCAATCCGATAGAGTAAATACAACGTAATCATCACTTGGAACCCGTATTCACTGATAAGAGGAAGCTATATTTCCATCTTCATTGCCTCCTTTCATAATGTCGATTTTAATGAAGAAGCCCCCGACTAAGGAAAGGGTCGGGGCTTCTAGTATGACTAGATTTGTATATCAGACACGTTACGCTCGACAATTCTAGCTGCATGCTTACTCACAAGTGAGTGAACCAAATACTCAGTCACTGCAACAACATGCCACACGATGATCGGCTGAAACCTTAAGGATTAAAGTTGCAATAACCGCTAATCCATTGGTCGTGGGGGTGGTTATTTCTCTTTTCTATTGGAAAAATTCTACTCATGTCAGAGGTAAGAGATTAAATGTAGATTTTTGTATTTACTAAAGTGTGGGTGTGTATTGAAAAAGGTTATCTTTAAATCAATAAGTCCCTAAAACATCAGATTAAGTAGTTAGTGAATTAGAGAACATAGCAAACCAGGTCGCAAAAAATTTTTTCACCAGAACATTTTTTAGGTATTTCGGATTAGAAAACTGTCAATTATGGTAAATAATTACCATTTAAATGAGAGGGCGGATGGTGCTATGTCACTACTTAGAGAAATTTTTGAGGATATTAAAGATCTTGGAGAATATGCTACCTTAGGATTTTATCATGAGGTAATAAAAGGGAAAGATAACTATATCCCAACTTATGAAAAAAATCGAATGGCAAATTCGATGGTAACTTCAGCACGTCACACTTACAATCAAACAAAAGACAGCTACCAAAGAAAATTTACATCACTACAACTGACAGAACGAGCTTTTCATTCATTAAAAGAAAGTTGCTTACAAAATGAAATGGCTAAATTTGAACGATACGTTGCTAGCGCCTCTCTTAGCAATCGATTACAAAATTTGAAACAGCATTACTTTCAATTTGTTCCCGTAAAAGATCAATTCTCAAATCGTTATGCCTTTCAAATTCCGGAAGCACCCAGAACTAACTTCGAATTGTACGCGCCTTTCTTATTATTTAGAACCTTTGAAGCTGAAAGTAACCTATCGGAGGCAAAAATATTAAAAAATGAAATTCTTCAAGCCAACGAAGAGCTAAAACTTCGTATTACTGCACTAGACTATGTAGAAACTCGTATTAAAGAGTTTCACGCTATTACGACAACGCTTGCCATTAATCTGAATGCAGTCAATCGAAAAATTGCTATGTCTGACCAACCAGTTTATAGCAACACACAAAAACTTGGAATGGTCTATATAACTTTTTTATACATCATTGTTTCCACTGATATTCTATATAAAGGAGAAGTTTCCCAGTCATCACAAGAAGTTCTGGACTTTATTAAATCTACCTTAGGAGAATTGTAATGAAAAACGTCATAATTACTCAGGCATTGAACGAGGCAATTAATGGATTAACTAAATACGGGATTGCTCGAGAGCAAGAAAAATCAGAAAGAAGTCGGATTGCTTCCGAAGCCAAGGTTAAAATCGAGCAGCTACGTTTACAAAAGGAATTACTATCTGAGCACAACTATGGGCAGCACCTGGAAAGAATGGGATTAATACAAGCTCTGAATACAGCATGTGAGAAAAACAGTGTAGAATTAGCTAGTCTATGCGGTAACTTATTTTTACAATCACAAATTCAAGACAAAGGATTTTATT
This region includes:
- a CDS encoding D-lyxose/D-mannose family sugar isomerase, with translation MKRDEYNRFRDKAIEMFEKANIILTIEEKDNIEVADFGLNKVEETGLQLITYVNTELVCAKELVLLPNQTCPEHKHPKRAFDDGKEETFRCRYGKVYLYVEGEETKERATQPPSDDREYYTVFNEITLTPGEQYTIYPNTLHWFKAGDEGAVVSEFSTKSTDEEDIFTDPRINRIPEVE
- the araD gene encoding L-ribulose-5-phosphate 4-epimerase — encoded protein: MLERLKEEVLEANLALPKHGLVTFTWGNVSGIDREKGLVVIKPSGVEYSEMKNSDMVVVDLDGNIVEGDLRPSSDTASHLVLYKSFPEIGGIVHTHSTVATSWAQAGRPIPTFGTTQADYFYGEIPCTRPMTKEEILGEYEMETGNVIVETFKSYGINPNSVPGVLVHSHAPFTWGENPQDAVHNAVVLEQVATMAWKTIMINPNAPLMDQTLLDRHYLRKHGANAYYGQM
- a CDS encoding xylulokinase produces the protein MSIDVKDAIQNGKTALGIEFGSTRIKAILIGEGNVPIASGSHDWENSYVNNIWTYSVEEIWIGLQDCYQKMANDVKQQYGVTLNSVGAIGFSAMMHGYMAFDKTGELLVPFRTWRNNITERASTELTKLFNYNIPQRWSIAHLYQVILNQEGHISDICFLTTLAGYIHWKLTGKKVLGVGEASGVFPIDLNTKNYNQLMIDQFNELVAAKNLPWKLEDVLPEVLVAGESAGVLTKEGAKLLDITGELQAGIPLCPPEGDAGTGMVATNSIAKRTGNVSAGTSAFAMVVLENALSKVHPEIDLVTTPTGNLVAMAHSNNCSSDLNAWVGLFEQFTKAMGMEVDINKLYETLFKQALQGDPDCGGLLSFGYLSGEHMTHFDEGRPLFVRSSNSNFNLANFMRVHLFTAFGAMKIGMEILLEEEKVKLDEILGHGGLFKTEGVGQSIMAAALNVPVSVMETAGEGGAWGIALLASYVVNRGDNETLEDYLSQKVFAGQSVKTMSPHPRDVKGFEQFMERYTKGLAIERAAVDNLN
- a CDS encoding YvrJ family protein, whose protein sequence is MSEYGFQVMITLYLLYRIEAKLDLLNDSVAQLAVTLQGKTLGEETKKHFKYKA